Proteins found in one Manduca sexta isolate Smith_Timp_Sample1 chromosome 8, JHU_Msex_v1.0, whole genome shotgun sequence genomic segment:
- the LOC115445960 gene encoding probable ribosome biogenesis protein RLP24 — protein sequence MRIETCYFCSSRIYPGHGIQFVRNDCKIFRFCRSKCHAAFKKKKNPRKTKWTKSYRKTAGKELAIDPSFEFEKRRNAPVKYNRELWTKTIEAMKKVEEIRQRRSNNYIMQRLRKGREVEWQRDVREVQRDISLIKSPAAGLKQRQAEETMEMDVEPETIEVVDAKGRKQVIEAPVMVPATGEMIEDGGDIEL from the exons atgcgTATAGAAACGTGTTATTTCTGCTCATCCAGGATATATCCTGGCCACGGCATACAGTTCGTCAGAAACGACTGTAAA ATTTTCAGATTTTGCCGATCAAAATGCCACGCAGCGTTCAAAAAGAAGAAGAACCCGCGTAAAACTAAATGGACTAAATCTTACCGTAAGACTGCAGGCAAGGAATTGGCTATCGACCCATCGTTTGAGTTTGAAAAACGTCGCAATGCCCCAGTCAAGTATAACAGGGAATTATGGACCAAGACCATTGAGGCGATGAAAAAGGTGGAAGAAATCAGACAGAGGAGGAGTAACAATTACATCATGCAAAGATTACGTAAGGGTAGAGAGGTGGAATGGCAGAGAGATGTCAGGGAAGTACAACGGGACATTTCCTTGATAAA ATCCCCGGCAGCCGGTCTAAAACAGAGACAAGCTGAGGAAACCATGGAGATGGACGTAGAACCGGAAACCATTGAGGTGGTGGACGCTAAAGGAAGGAAGCAAGTCATTGAGGCTCCAGTCATGGTGCCCGCTACTGGAGAAATGATCGAAGACGGAGGAGACATTGAGTTATAA